A stretch of the Comamonas testosteroni TK102 genome encodes the following:
- the acs gene encoding acetate--CoA ligase has product MSAATSTIESVLVENRVFPPPADFAAKARISGMAQYQALCDEAERDYEGYWARLARENVQWTKPFTQVLDQSNPPFYKWFADGELNASANCLDKHMGTPVENKTAIIFEADGGEVTKVTYKELLARVSQFANALKARGVQKGDRVLIYMPMTIEGVVAMQACARIGATHSVVFGGFSAKAVQERIVDVGASLVVTSNYQMRGGKELPLKAIVDDALALGGCEAVKSVLVYERTASVCNMVAGRDISFTEALAGQSTECEAVPVNAEHPLFILYTSGSTGKPKGVQHATGGYVLWAKQTFEWTFDVRDSDVFWCTADIGWITGHSYVAYGPLAAGATQIVFEGVPTFPNAGRFWQMIERHQCSIFYTAPTAIRSLIKAADSDPSVHPKNWNLSSLRLLGSVGEPINPEAWMWYHKHVGGERCPIVDTFWQTENGGHMITPLPGATPLVPGSCTLPLPGITAAIVDEAGNEIPNGAGGILVVKKPWPSMIRTIWGDPERFKKSYFPDELKGYYLAGDGAVRSEDRGYFRITGRIDDVLNVSGHRMGTMEIESALVAKTDLVAEAAVVGRPDDLTGEAICAFVVLKRGKPTGEEARQIATELRNWVAKEIGPIAKPKDIRFGDNLPKTRSGKIMRRLLRSLAKGEAITQDTSTLENPAILEQLSETN; this is encoded by the coding sequence ATGAGCGCTGCGACATCAACCATCGAATCCGTGCTGGTGGAAAACCGTGTGTTCCCGCCCCCTGCGGATTTCGCCGCCAAGGCCCGCATCTCGGGCATGGCGCAGTACCAAGCCTTGTGCGACGAAGCCGAACGCGACTATGAAGGCTATTGGGCGCGGCTGGCCCGCGAGAACGTGCAGTGGACCAAGCCCTTCACCCAGGTGCTGGACCAGAGCAACCCGCCGTTCTACAAATGGTTTGCCGACGGCGAGCTCAACGCCAGCGCCAACTGTCTGGACAAGCACATGGGCACGCCCGTGGAAAACAAGACGGCCATCATCTTTGAAGCCGACGGCGGCGAAGTCACCAAGGTCACTTACAAAGAGTTGCTCGCCCGCGTGAGCCAGTTCGCCAATGCGCTCAAGGCACGCGGCGTGCAAAAGGGCGATCGTGTGCTGATCTACATGCCCATGACCATCGAGGGCGTGGTGGCCATGCAGGCCTGCGCACGTATCGGCGCCACGCATTCCGTGGTGTTCGGCGGTTTCTCGGCCAAGGCTGTGCAGGAGCGCATTGTGGACGTGGGTGCCAGTCTGGTCGTCACTTCCAACTACCAGATGCGTGGCGGCAAGGAGCTGCCGCTCAAGGCCATCGTCGACGACGCGCTTGCGCTGGGCGGCTGCGAAGCCGTCAAGAGCGTGCTGGTCTATGAGCGCACGGCCAGCGTCTGCAATATGGTCGCGGGCCGCGACATCAGCTTCACCGAGGCATTGGCCGGCCAGTCCACCGAGTGCGAGGCTGTGCCCGTCAATGCCGAGCATCCGCTCTTCATCCTCTACACCAGCGGCTCCACCGGCAAGCCCAAGGGCGTGCAGCATGCCACCGGCGGCTATGTGCTGTGGGCCAAGCAGACTTTCGAGTGGACCTTTGATGTCAGGGACAGCGATGTCTTCTGGTGCACGGCCGACATCGGCTGGATCACCGGCCACAGCTATGTGGCCTATGGCCCGCTGGCGGCCGGTGCCACGCAGATCGTGTTCGAAGGCGTGCCGACCTTCCCCAATGCGGGCCGCTTCTGGCAGATGATCGAGCGTCACCAGTGCAGCATCTTCTACACGGCCCCCACGGCCATCCGCTCGCTGATCAAGGCGGCTGACTCCGACCCCAGCGTCCACCCGAAGAACTGGAATCTGTCCAGCCTGCGTCTGCTGGGCTCGGTGGGCGAGCCCATCAACCCCGAAGCGTGGATGTGGTATCACAAGCATGTGGGCGGCGAGCGCTGCCCCATCGTGGACACCTTCTGGCAGACCGAGAACGGCGGCCACATGATCACGCCGCTGCCCGGTGCTACGCCTCTGGTGCCCGGCTCCTGCACCTTGCCTCTGCCCGGCATCACGGCGGCCATCGTCGATGAGGCAGGCAACGAGATCCCCAACGGAGCAGGCGGCATCCTGGTGGTGAAAAAGCCCTGGCCCTCGATGATTCGTACTATCTGGGGCGACCCCGAGCGCTTCAAGAAGAGCTACTTCCCCGACGAGCTCAAGGGCTACTACCTGGCTGGCGACGGCGCCGTGCGCAGCGAAGACCGTGGCTACTTCCGCATCACGGGCCGTATCGACGATGTGCTCAATGTCTCGGGGCACCGCATGGGCACCATGGAAATCGAGTCGGCCCTGGTGGCCAAGACCGATCTGGTGGCCGAGGCCGCGGTGGTCGGCCGTCCCGACGACCTGACCGGGGAAGCCATCTGCGCCTTTGTGGTGCTCAAGCGCGGCAAGCCCACGGGCGAAGAGGCCAGGCAGATCGCGACCGAGCTGCGCAACTGGGTGGCCAAGGAGATCGGCCCGATTGCCAAGCCCAAGGACATCCGCTTCGGCGACAACCTGCCCAAGACCCGCAGCGGCAAGATCATGCGCCGCCTGCTGCGCTCGCTGGCCAAGGGCGAGGCGATTACCCAGGACACCAGCACCTTGGAGAATCCGGCAATCCTCGAGCAATTGTCGGAGACCAATTGA
- a CDS encoding pyrimidine/purine nucleoside phosphorylase encodes MTTETIAGVSLTTKANVYFDGKCVSHSFTLADGTKKSVGVVLPATLTFGTAAAEIMECVGGSCEYKLDGSDEWKKSSAGESFQIPANSKFDIRVTEAYHYICHYA; translated from the coding sequence ATGACCACCGAAACCATCGCAGGCGTCAGCCTCACCACCAAGGCCAATGTTTACTTTGACGGCAAGTGCGTCAGCCACAGCTTCACGCTGGCCGACGGCACCAAGAAGTCGGTGGGCGTGGTGCTGCCTGCAACGCTGACCTTTGGCACCGCAGCTGCAGAAATCATGGAATGCGTGGGCGGCTCCTGCGAATACAAGCTCGACGGCAGCGACGAGTGGAAGAAGTCCTCGGCCGGCGAGAGCTTCCAGATTCCCGCGAACTCCAAGTTCGACATCCGCGTGACCGAGGCTTACCACTACATCTGCCACTACGCCTGA
- a CDS encoding YqhA family protein produces the protein MSRIPSDEAGNSTHHTPPGGYQPSGVLRPLPSLIFASRWLQLPLYLGLIAAQGVYVWHFLVELWHLVEAVFGNQEALHALITNIGYKSDVQITHLNETIIMLVVLALIDVVMISNLLIMVIVGGYETFVSRMGLESHPDQPEWLSHVNASVLKVKLALSIIGISSIHLLKSFINAGSYEVQVLMWQTIIHVVFLLSALAIALTDKLTQSAHH, from the coding sequence ATGAGCCGCATCCCTTCCGACGAAGCAGGCAACTCCACCCACCACACGCCGCCTGGCGGCTACCAGCCTTCCGGCGTATTGCGTCCCCTGCCCTCGCTGATCTTTGCCAGCCGCTGGCTGCAGCTGCCGCTGTACCTGGGCCTGATTGCCGCGCAGGGTGTCTATGTCTGGCACTTTCTGGTGGAACTCTGGCATCTGGTGGAGGCGGTCTTCGGCAACCAGGAAGCCCTGCATGCCCTGATCACCAATATCGGCTACAAAAGCGATGTCCAGATCACCCATCTGAACGAAACCATCATCATGCTGGTGGTACTGGCCCTGATCGATGTGGTCATGATCTCCAACCTGCTGATCATGGTCATCGTGGGCGGCTACGAAACCTTTGTCAGCCGCATGGGCCTGGAGTCCCATCCCGACCAGCCCGAGTGGCTGAGCCATGTGAATGCCTCGGTGCTCAAGGTCAAACTGGCGCTGTCCATCATCGGCATCAGCTCCATCCACCTGCTCAAGAGCTTCATCAATGCCGGCAGCTATGAAGTCCAGGTGCTGATGTGGCAGACCATCATCCACGTGGTCTTCCTGCTCAGCGCCCTGGCCATTGCGCTGACGGACAAGCTCACCCAAAGCGCTCACCACTGA
- the argG gene encoding argininosuccinate synthase, with the protein METILQHVPVGQKVGIAFSGGLDTSAALRWMKNKGALPYAYTANLGQPDEADYDEIPRKAMEYGAEKARLIDCRPQLANEGIAAIQSGAFHISTGGITYFNTTPLGRAVTGTMLVAAMKEDDVNIWGDGSTFKGNDIERFYRYGLLTNPALKIYKPWLDSNFIDELGGRAEMSAFMTKEGFGYKMSAEKAYSTDSNMLGATHEAKDLEFLNSGIRIVNPIMGVAFWKPEVEVKAEEVSITFEEGRPVAINGKEYTDAVEVFLELNRIGGRHGLGMSDQIENRIIEAKSRGIYEAPGMALLHIAYERLVTGIHNEDTIEQYRINGLRLGRLLYQGRWFDPQAIMLRESSQRWVARAVTGTVTLELRRGNDYSILNTESPNLTYAPERLSMEKVEDAPFSPIDRIGQLTMRNLDLIDTRAKLAIYSQAGLLSVSSANALPQLGNDKK; encoded by the coding sequence ATGGAAACCATTCTGCAACATGTTCCCGTCGGCCAGAAGGTCGGCATCGCCTTCTCCGGCGGCCTGGACACCTCTGCCGCCCTGCGCTGGATGAAGAACAAGGGTGCCCTGCCCTACGCCTACACGGCCAACCTGGGCCAGCCCGACGAAGCCGATTACGACGAAATTCCCCGCAAGGCGATGGAATATGGCGCAGAAAAGGCCCGTCTGATCGACTGCCGCCCCCAGTTGGCCAACGAAGGCATTGCCGCCATCCAGTCCGGCGCCTTCCACATTTCCACCGGCGGCATCACCTACTTCAACACCACGCCCCTGGGCCGTGCCGTGACCGGCACCATGCTGGTGGCCGCCATGAAGGAAGACGACGTCAACATCTGGGGTGACGGTTCTACCTTCAAGGGCAACGACATCGAGCGCTTCTACCGCTACGGCCTGCTCACCAACCCCGCGCTGAAGATCTACAAGCCCTGGCTGGACAGCAACTTCATCGACGAGCTGGGCGGCCGTGCCGAAATGTCGGCCTTCATGACCAAGGAAGGTTTCGGCTACAAGATGTCGGCCGAGAAGGCCTATTCCACCGATTCCAATATGCTGGGCGCCACCCACGAAGCCAAGGATCTGGAGTTCCTGAACTCCGGCATCCGCATCGTGAACCCCATCATGGGCGTGGCTTTCTGGAAGCCCGAAGTCGAAGTCAAGGCAGAAGAAGTCTCGATCACCTTCGAAGAAGGCCGCCCCGTGGCCATCAACGGCAAGGAATACACCGATGCCGTGGAAGTGTTCCTGGAGCTGAACCGCATCGGCGGCCGCCACGGCCTGGGCATGAGCGATCAGATCGAAAACCGCATCATCGAAGCCAAGAGCCGCGGCATCTACGAAGCCCCCGGCATGGCCCTGCTGCACATTGCCTATGAGCGCCTGGTGACGGGCATCCACAACGAAGACACCATCGAGCAGTACCGCATCAACGGCCTGCGCCTGGGCCGTCTGCTGTACCAGGGCCGCTGGTTCGACCCCCAGGCCATCATGCTGCGCGAATCCTCGCAGCGCTGGGTGGCCCGCGCCGTGACCGGCACCGTGACGCTGGAACTGCGCCGCGGCAACGACTACTCCATTCTGAACACCGAATCGCCCAACCTGACTTACGCTCCCGAGCGTCTGTCCATGGAAAAGGTCGAAGATGCGCCTTTCAGCCCCATCGACCGCATCGGCCAGCTGACCATGCGCAACCTGGACCTGATCGACACCCGCGCCAAGCTGGCCATCTACTCGCAAGCCGGCCTGCTGAGCGTGAGCAGCGCCAACGCTCTGCCACAGCTGGGTAACGACAAGAAGTAA